A window from Streptomyces sp. NBC_00299 encodes these proteins:
- a CDS encoding TerC/Alx family metal homeostasis membrane protein, which yields MEVSATLWVLTIVGLAALIAVDFFIGRKPHDVSIKEAGIWTVVWIALAGLFGLGLLIFGGGQAGGEFFAGFITEKSLSVDNLFVFVLIMAKFAVPSQYQQRVLLVGVLIALVLRAIFIAAGAAILASFAWVFYLFGAFLIWTAWKLIQEARAGEEDEEFEENKLLKAAERRFGVADRYHGTKLWIQENGKRVMTPMLVVMLAIGTTDVLFALDSIPAIFGLTQDPYIVFTANAFALMGLRQLYFLIGGLLRKLVHLSYGLSIILGFIGVKLVLHALHESGVHVPEISIPVSLGVICSVLIVTTITSLMASKKKAAAEAAQERSEGAPKDSIDV from the coding sequence GTGGAAGTTTCCGCGACCCTATGGGTCCTGACCATCGTGGGCCTTGCAGCCCTGATCGCCGTCGATTTCTTCATCGGCCGCAAGCCGCACGACGTCTCGATCAAGGAAGCCGGTATCTGGACGGTCGTCTGGATCGCACTGGCCGGCCTCTTCGGGCTCGGCCTGCTGATCTTCGGCGGCGGACAGGCCGGTGGCGAGTTCTTCGCGGGCTTCATCACCGAGAAGTCGCTGAGTGTCGACAACCTCTTCGTCTTCGTCCTGATCATGGCGAAGTTCGCGGTGCCGTCCCAGTACCAGCAGCGAGTGCTGCTGGTCGGTGTTCTCATAGCCCTGGTGCTGCGGGCGATCTTCATCGCCGCGGGGGCCGCGATCCTCGCCAGCTTCGCCTGGGTGTTCTACCTCTTCGGCGCCTTCCTGATCTGGACCGCCTGGAAGCTCATCCAGGAGGCCCGGGCCGGCGAGGAGGACGAGGAGTTCGAGGAGAACAAGCTGCTGAAGGCGGCCGAGCGCAGGTTCGGTGTCGCCGATCGCTACCACGGCACCAAGCTGTGGATCCAGGAGAACGGCAAGCGGGTCATGACCCCGATGCTGGTCGTGATGCTGGCGATCGGTACGACCGACGTGCTCTTCGCCCTCGACTCCATCCCGGCGATCTTCGGCCTGACCCAGGACCCGTACATCGTGTTCACGGCCAACGCCTTCGCGCTGATGGGTCTGCGGCAGCTGTACTTCCTGATCGGTGGCCTGCTGAGGAAGCTGGTCCACCTCAGCTACGGCCTGTCGATCATCCTCGGTTTCATCGGCGTCAAGCTGGTGCTGCACGCCTTGCACGAGTCCGGGGTGCACGTCCCCGAGATCAGCATTCCGGTCTCGCTCGGCGTGATCTGCTCGGTCCTGATCGTCACCACGATCACCAGCCTGATGGCCTCCAAGAAGAAGGCGGCGGCCGAGGCGGCGCAGGAGCGGAGCGAAGGCGCTCCGAAGGACAGCATCGACGTCTGA
- a CDS encoding calcium:proton antiporter, producing MIDRLRSLTTGWTYLVPVLAVVLLAFTWGRDLPGAVVALVTLVLAGAVLAAVHHAEVVAHRVGEPFGSLVLAVAVTIIEVALIVTLMVDGGDKSSTLARDTVFAAVMITCNGIVGLCLLVASLRHRTAVFNPEGTGAALATVATLATLSLVLPTFTTSKPGPEFSTVQLTFAAVSSLILYGLFVTTQTVRHRDYFLPVTRQGGVVTADDHADAPSRRTALISLGLLGLALVGVVGLAKGVSPTIESGVAAADLPHAVVGVIIALLVLLPETIAALRSARRDRVQTSLNLALGSAMASIGLTIPAVALASVWLSGPLVLGLGPTHMVLLALTVVVSALTVVPGRATPLQGGVHLVLFAAYLELALNP from the coding sequence ATGATCGATCGGCTCAGGTCGCTCACGACAGGGTGGACGTACCTCGTGCCGGTGCTCGCGGTCGTCCTGCTGGCCTTCACCTGGGGACGGGACCTGCCCGGCGCGGTCGTCGCGCTGGTCACGCTGGTCCTCGCGGGTGCTGTCCTGGCCGCCGTACATCACGCTGAGGTGGTCGCGCACCGCGTCGGCGAACCCTTCGGCTCCCTCGTCCTCGCCGTCGCCGTCACGATCATCGAGGTCGCCCTGATCGTGACCCTGATGGTCGATGGCGGCGACAAGAGCTCCACCCTCGCCCGGGACACGGTCTTCGCGGCCGTGATGATCACCTGTAACGGCATCGTCGGCCTGTGTCTGCTGGTCGCCTCGCTGCGGCACCGCACGGCTGTCTTCAACCCCGAGGGCACCGGCGCCGCCCTCGCGACAGTCGCCACCCTGGCCACGCTCAGCCTCGTGCTGCCGACGTTCACCACGAGCAAGCCGGGCCCGGAGTTCTCCACCGTGCAGCTGACGTTCGCCGCGGTCTCCTCGCTGATCCTGTATGGCCTCTTCGTGACCACCCAGACCGTGCGACACCGCGACTACTTCCTCCCCGTCACCCGGCAGGGCGGCGTGGTCACCGCGGACGACCACGCCGACGCGCCCTCCCGCCGCACCGCCCTGATCAGCCTGGGGCTGCTGGGCCTGGCCCTGGTCGGCGTGGTCGGTCTGGCCAAGGGAGTGTCGCCCACCATCGAGTCCGGAGTGGCGGCGGCCGACCTCCCGCATGCCGTCGTCGGCGTGATCATCGCCTTGTTGGTGCTGCTTCCCGAGACGATCGCCGCGCTTCGCTCCGCCCGCCGCGACCGTGTGCAGACCAGTCTGAACCTCGCGCTCGGCTCGGCGATGGCCAGTATCGGCCTGACCATCCCCGCGGTCGCCCTGGCCTCCGTCTGGCTCTCCGGCCCGCTCGTCCTCGGCCTCGGCCCCACCCACATGGTGCTGCTCGCCCTGACGGTGGTGGTGAGTGCGCTGACGGTGGTGCCGGGGCGGGCGACACCGCTGCAAGGTGGCGTCCACCTGGTGCTGTTCGCGGCCTACCTGGAGCTCGCGCTCAATCCGTAG